CGACGCTCTTCGTCGGCCTTGACCAGCTCGGCCATCGCCACCTCGATACGCCGCGACAGATAGAGTTCGCCGCCGCAGGTAATGGTCAGCAGACCTTCGTCCTGGGTCAGGAGCAAAAAGGCAAGGCCGCGATTCGGTTCCTCGAAAAGCACGGCGACGTTGCGCACGGCCATTTCAGGAATATCAATCGCTTCCAGCGGAATCTTTTTCTCGTGGTACAGCGCCATCCGTTCGCCGACCACGGCAGCCGGGGAAGCAACGGCGAACACACTGGCCTGACGGCCACCTTCGGTCGGAATATCGGCAATTGAAACCGCCGCATCATCAACCGGAAAATCAACCACATCCTTGAGACGCCAACGCGAGGCCTGGACGCGCTCCTCGGCCGGCACGGCCGGCGCATCAAGCTGGACCAGGCGATAGTCGCTTTCATCCAGCAAGGTAGCGCAACGGAAACGCTTCAAACCATGGCTCAGCGCCAGACGGGACAGGCTATCAGCTTCACTGCCTTCGATGCGGAACGAGTCGCACAGGGTGATTTGGGGGGAACCACCAGCGGCACGTATGACACGAGCAAGGTCA
The DNA window shown above is from Dechloromonas sp. HYN0024 and carries:
- a CDS encoding agglutinin biogenesis protein MshI, with the protein product MWPKLGAKFDAGWMSVVRQGDRIDLARVIRAAGGSPQITLCDSFRIEGSEADSLSRLALSHGLKRFRCATLLDESDYRLVQLDAPAVPAEERVQASRWRLKDVVDFPVDDAAVSIADIPTEGGRQASVFAVASPAAVVGERMALYHEKKIPLEAIDIPEMAVRNVAVLFEEPNRGLAFLLLTQDEGLLTITCGGELYLSRRIEVAMAELVKADEERRRQMLERLALELQRTLDNFDRQYGFVSVSRLLVASEVDCAGTVATIAENLYLPVQVADFSTVLDFAALPELRSTDRQAQSLLAIGAALRSEA